From the genome of Nicotiana tabacum cultivar K326 chromosome 17, ASM71507v2, whole genome shotgun sequence:
TCGCCCAACTTTTTTCACTCCGGCTTGGAAAGGATAGTTTTGTCCGGGCATgttcctacatggtataaatatatcaaaaatactttttagaggacttttgaccttggaagcttTTGGAGAACATTGAAGGCGATAAGACACAAGATTTCATtatctttccatcaattcaatacgggagtttggattgtaacgttagattgatgttttcttactctttaattatatttgtgatgacttccatgattatggagtagtttcccttggggtttgacggatatggtattttgattgctatttgtggattttaactctagttctttgcTTGAATTTGTTATGGAGTTTTGAATTGTTGTAACTTTATTCACcggtttatttaatcgaaagaggaatattttggtgattatctttgtattattTGGTTTGGCTTTATTCAGTGATTCTTTTAAGTAATCGAAGtagcttgttgaattgttgattagatcaagttaggagaatattcgagagacgtttttCTGAACACTAATCCATTAACGCATGCTTGCATATTTTCACGgtgcttatattagttcacctcgtagagttaagatttaatcgagagaggagtcttggctacacgtttgaactaatcatcgaggctttgaactaatcatcgagtgaattcgtgagaatcattagaacaatAGTATGAATTGAACTAGAGTTGGATCCCAAATtgctatcttgcacctatcctgtcaCAACCCTTATTTCTCCCATTGATTATTTCGGTGTTGCTCAACTTTTGTCTTTCAGTGATCAATTGTCGCTTGtttagtttttataattaattttagttattaatcatgCCAACCAAAGTGTTAATCTTCCTGGATAGCGTTAAATTAGAAATTActtgaacattgtttaaatccaattctTGTGGAGACAATAATTAAACaatactatatttgactagcgagcatcaatttcgtgttgtgttttATGCTCGTCAAAATTTGGCGCCGTTATCGAAGATTGACAATCAATTCTTTGCTTGAATTTGTTATGGAGTTTTGAATTGTTGTAACTTTATTCACcggtttatttaatcgaaagaggaatattttggtgattatctttgtattattTGGTTTGGCTTTATTGAGTGATTCTTTTAAGTAATCGAACGAGcttgttgaattattgattagatcaagttaggagaatattcgagagacgtttttCTGAACACTAATCCATTAACGCATGCTTGCATATTTTCACGgtgcttatattagttcacctcgtagagttaagatttaatcgagagaggagtcttggctacacgtttgaactaatcatcgaggctttgaactaatcatcgagtgaattcgtgagaatcattagaacaatAGTATGAATTGAACTAGAGTTGGATCCCAAATtgctatcttgcacctatcctgtcaCAACCCTTATTTCTCCCATTGATTATTTCGGTGTTGCTCAACTTTTGTCTTTCAGTGATCAATTGTCGCTTGtttagtttttataattaattttagttattaatcatgCCAACCAAAGTGTTAATCTTCCTGGATAGCGTTAAATTAGAAATTActtgaacattgtttaaatccaattctTGTGGAGACAATAATTAAACaatactatatttgactagcgagcatcaatttcgtgTTGTGCTTTATGCTCGTCAAAATTTGGCGCCGTTATCGAAGATTGACAATCAATAGTGTTCAAAATAGTTTTTGGTAAAATTGTTGACCCAAAACCGCAGAAGAAACATGATAACAAGAGTGTTAAAGGTAAAAACTTACATACACCCATTGTTGATAAGTGATAACAAACCAAATGCAGAAATTGTATTTTTTATACACATATTTATCACTTTAATATGATTGAGTAATATGcattcttattttaatttttaacggCTAAGGTTAAATTCCTTAGTTTGGTGTAAATACAAGACGTGACAAACATAGATGCTTATGCTGTAAGACCCTATGAACCGGAAAAATGGAACACACACATAATTCATTGTAATGCGGTTGAAGGGCCAACATTGAAAGCTAAATTTAAGATATTTAAAAAGCAGAAGAATCCAAGAAATGGCGAAACATGTGATTGAGATTATTATGCTTCTCCATCTTTTAAGCCAAATAGTGGGCCAAGTTTTGATTATTTCCAGAATACGAATCACGCCAACGTGGGTGCCATTTTGTTTGGATTTACATGTCAACACAAACTACTTCTGCAATTAGTTACATAAAATAATGGGAGACGGCTAACTTGACTGTCAATTTTAAGACTTCACACTCATCATTATCCATTTTCTACGGAGCTAACCAATTTCCACGCAGATTATTTGGGAGACAAGTTTTCTTTTGTTCACATGCAGGTAATAATCTAATCCCACAAATAATACCAGATGACTGGTAGTGGAGAAGTATATAAATTCAAAGGCTGAAGAGTTGTCATTAAGACGCCCCAAAGTCTAAAAAACGACTAGAGTTGACTATGTCTTTAAAGATTAATTTGTTGGTCTGTTTGTTCATTTTTCATCTGTTGGCTGCCGCTAGTGTTAGAGGGCACAAGATAGGGATCTATGAGATCAAGAAAGGAGATTTCTCTGTTAAGATCACCAATTATGGTGCCACAATCATATCTGTTCTTCTTCCTGATAAGCATGGTATGCCTGTCTTTTACCTAATCAAATCCCAATTTTTCCGAAAATGTATTCCTATTTTAACATCCATTTTGGAGTGGGTTGATCTAGTGGTAAGCAAACTCCACTTGAGTTCGAAtcacccaagagcaaggtggggagttcttggagggagggagcgaGGGtgtatcggaaacagcctctctaccccagggtaggggtaagttctgtgtacacactaccctcctcagaccccactagtgggattatactgggttgttattttttttgttgtatttTAGTTTCAACCTTCTTGATGTGAATATGTGTACTGTTTTCTGCTATTCCTTGAAGACTATAGTCTTATCTTGTGTTGCTATTTGCTAATTTCCAGGAAAAATAGGTGATGTTGTTCTTGGATATGACACTATCCAGGAATACAAGGTTAGTTCACTTTAATTTGTTCATCGTATTTGAATGCGTTTATTCCAATTTGCTCTTTTCTGAAAAAAATTTACTTCATATTCTcattaagaaaaaagagaaacagAGAAAGGGAAGGATATATTCTTCTTGCCTTCCCTTTCTTTGATTGCCTTCTATTTTATTACTACAGTGTTGTTCTGGTTATGAGTCAATGGCACCGGTTCTTTGAATTGTACCATGTCAAAATCCATAGTCATTTGATACAGTCTAATTATAGTTCTTTCCTAAACCTCCCATCTTTTGGGTTGATGTGAAGTACATAGAAAGAAATTTAGTCGGTTTACTTTCAATTAATGGAAATCTGAACTTGAATCATTTAAATTTGAATTCATTAAtgcatttattttcttctcttttacaATCACTTATTTGTTTTGAATATATCTGATTTATTCAAAACTTGTACATAATCTTAAAATCACTAAGATGATGTTGCATTTGAAAATTTATGTGAATGAAACCTCTTACGAATACTCTATCTACTATCACCACACAACACCACCACCAGCAGCCTCTAATTATGTACAACTACTTTATAAGTATCTTTTAAGACTGCTTCCCTAGCCTATAATATCTCCGCTAAACCTCCCATCTACTGGATTGATGTGAAGGAAATTCAAAAGCCCCGTTTATTTTCACTTACGAAACTAATTTGGTGCAGAATGATACAAGTTATTTTGGAGCCACACTTGGAAGGGTTGCTAACCGGATCGGTGGTGCTCAATTTACTTTGAATGGAATCCATTATAAGCTTGTCCCCAATGAAGGCAAAAACATGTTGCATGGTACTCTCAATACATTTCCTTTTGCCTTTGCTTTCTCATCCACTTTTACCTCCATTACCCAAACTTCCTTTCTGTTTCTGATGCAATTGAAACTTTAAAAATATAGGTGGCCCTAAAGGATTTAGCAAAGTTGTATGGAAAGTTAGCAAGTACGTGAAAGATAGTCCAAGTCCTTACATAACTCTAACCTACTACAGTGCTGATGGTGAAGAAGGTAAATCTTGGTATTCCATACAAGACAATTACACATTCAGTTTCAATTGATGGAGTAACTTCTTTTTGAAGAACACTAATGAATTGAATAAACTCCATTGTTTTCTTATGTAGGATTTCCTGGTGCTGTTCTTGCCTCTGTTACCTATGCATTGAAAGATCCCTACAAACTTAGCGTGGTATTTAGGGCAAAAGCACTGAACAAGGCCACTCCAATTAACCTGTCTCACCACCCTTACTGGAACATTGGTGGACACAACAGTGGCGACGTCTTGTCCCAAGTTCTTCAAATTTTTGGATCACACATCACCCTAGTAGATAAACAGTTCATTCCCACAGGCGAAATTGCCCCCGTCAAGAACACGCCGTATGATTTCTTGAAACCCCGTAAAGTGGGGAGCAGGATCAATAAACTCAAAAATGGATATGACATCAACTATGTACTTGACAGCAATGAAAAAATGAAACCCGTGGGAATAGTTTATGATAAGAAATCAGGAAGAGTGATGGATGTACAAGCATCTGCACCTGGTGTCCAATTCTACACTGCAAATGGGGTTAATAATATAAAAGGGAAAGGTGGTTTTGTTTATCAACCTCATTCAGCATTGTCTTTGGAGACTCTAGTGTTCCCTGACGCTGTGAATCACCCTAATTTCCCGTCGACAATTGTAAATCCGGGAGAGAAATACGTCCACTCTGTTTTGTATACGTTCTCCATAAAAAAGTAGGAGTActacaatgcttatattttttttttaaaatttccattaTGCTTCTGGCATTTGTATCTTCTGCATAAATTGATGTTTCTGTCAAGGTTATATGTTAGAGTTAATTTTATCCATGGTGATTGAACTTTTGTGTTTGTTACCCAAaagtcactttttttttttttttttacgtaaAAATCATTTAACTTTGTGATCATTActcaaaagtcatttttctttcttttgttatacaaaaatcattttactttgctctagttatcacaaaagtcacatttgccagattttataatatttttacttaaaaagtctattatgcccttgatattatataaatcttcatatttatataataccttctatattatatactatataatatatttttacctaggtattttatttataactaaaataacttaatattattttatttattatttttataatatatttgtatatttaattttttcttaacgTTAATTTTTAAGATATATTGGTAGCGTTATTAAATTTGTAAGTAACTTTACTATGAACAAATCTCACGTCAACGTTCTTAACCACTTGTAACGACTCAATCGGTCATTTTACCttctagaaccccattcccctaaataagactccccatatgtgcttttattgttttatgacttgcgaggatggttagttcgggatttagaagggttttggttgaaatcggaacacttggttccttagtttggctttaaaagatcaagtttgacttcggtcaacatttttaggaAACAACaccggaatcgagatttgacggtttcaataggttcgtatgatgatttttgacttgggagTACGTTCGGGtcgggttttggacaacccgggGCGTTTCGGCGCTTAACAGTGAAAGTTGACtaattgaaggttttaaagttatttaaatttTGGTTTTGAGTatgttttggagtaatcgaggtccgtttggaatttcgagcctggaaatagttccgtatggtgatttaagagtTGCACGCAAAATTTGTTGTTAatctgagtagtttaagtatgtttcggcgtgTTCGAAGTGAGTTTGAAGAATTTCAAAATTCTAAGTTGAAtccatttggtttggggtatcattcttagttttgatgttgttttacgcattccgagggttcgagcaagtccattttatgatttcaaacttgttggtacgttCGGGCGGGTAAAACACaggtaaaaagtaaaaataaattagTTAAGGAAAAATTAAATGTACgtatatattataaaaaaaataaataaaataatattaaaatattttagttataaataaaatacctaggttaaaaatatattatatagtatataatatagaaggtattacataaatatgaagatttatataatatcaagggtataatagacttttcaagtaaaaatattataaaatctgGCAAATGTGACTTTTATGATAACTAGAGcaaagtaaaatgatttttgtgtaacaaaaaaaagaatagagACTTTtgagtaatgaacacaaagttaaatgatttttacgtaacaaaaaaaGTGACTTTTGGGTAACAAACACAAAAGTTCAATGACCATGGATGAAATTGACTATTATATGTTCTTTGTGACAAATAAAACACCTACATTTAGAATAATTGATACTTCCTCCGTTTCAAAGAGATTGTTTTAGTTtgatttgacacaaatattaatAACAAAAGAAGATTTTTGAGATATGTGGTCTTAAATAAGCCATAGCATTTGTGTGGCTGTaatacttttgaaacttgtggtctgaAACCTGTCATATCACTTGTATGACAATAACTGCTTCTTATTAAGGAAATATTGAAAGGTGTTAGTCTTTTTGAAAAACAGACTAATAAGGAAATACTGTCAATCTTTTTTAAACAGATGGAGTAGTTTTTTTCTAGACCCAGTTAAAATTCGTAAGTTTGTGTCCTGTTAATAGTCTCAGTTGAGATTTCTTTAAATAGTTTTTACCAAATATCAGGGGCGAAGCTACGTTCAATCAAGAccacccttcgccgaaaaattatactccgtataaggtaaaatattacttgttattgattaaaaatagactttgaacacccttACATAGCCCACTGGCAAAGGTTTGAACACCCTTGTTGAATTTCCTGGCTTCGCCACTGCCAAAGATATGCTTTTGACATTGATCCTGTCCTACCAAATTGTTGATGCAATCATGCAAAGTTGCAAAAGAAACAGGGTAACAAGCAGAGTATTAAAACAAAATCTAAACACAACCCGAAGGACTACAATATGAATAACACTATGATCTGTTTTAATTTTGGTGAAGGGCAATTAAAATCTAAATTTACGACCTCCGAGGTATTTACAGAGTAGATCTAGTTCAAGAAATGGAGGAACAAGTGGTTGagtttaatatatattttatgcCAAATTATGGGAAAAGTTTTGATTATTTCCAGAATAAGAATCACGCCAACGTGGGTACCATTTTTTGTATTCACAAGTCAATGCAAACAGCTACTTCAGAAGTTAACTATACATAAATAATAGAGACGGCTAACTTGACTGTGTCAATTCTTAGACTGGACTCATCATTGTCCATTTTATACGGGGTTATCCCGGTTACACGCAGATTATTTAGGCAGACAAGTTCTTTTTTGTTCACATGCAGGTAATAATCTAATTCCAGAATAATGCCAGATGAATCCGAGGAGTGCATAAATTCAAGGCTGGAGAAGCTGCACTAAGACACTCTAAAGTCTCAAAAATACAGGAGCTGACTATGTCTTCAAAGATTAATTTGTTGATCTGTTTGTTCATTCTTCATCTGTGTGCTGCTGCTAGTGTTAGAGGGCGCAAGATAGGGATATATGAGATCAAGAAAGGAGATTTCTCTGTTAAGATCACCAATTATGGTGCCTCAATCATCTCCGTTTTTCTTCCTGATAAGCATGGTATGTCTGTCTGTCTTCTATCTTCATCAATCCCATCTTTCATCACCCTTCTTAACCATAAGTCTCGGGTTCGAGCCGTATGAATGAAGAAAGCCATTGTAGTAGCATTCACCTTCAATAGGTCGCGAATCTGTATTAGTCAGTAGGGTATATCAAATGGTTAATTAAAAAAATTCCATCTTCCAGAAAACGTAGTCCTGTTTTAAATCTGCTTTTGTTTGAACCTTCTTGATGTGTTTATCAGTACTGTTTTCTGCTATTCCTTGAAGAAATCAGTTTTACCTTGTGTTGATCCTTTCCAGGAAAAATAGGCGATGTTGTTCTGGGATATGACACCATCAAGGAATACAAGGTTAGTTCACGTTTGTTTGTCCATTGTACTCTATGCGTCTATCCCAACCTTGCTCTTTTCTAAAAACTTCTTCACATAATGTTCGACTTTAAGTCACTAAATTTGTTGAGCCGCTCCTGCCTTGAATTGTGCCAATGTCTCCATAGTCATTTGACATTGTCTAATTGTAGTTCCTTCAACAAAGACCGGGTCCCAAGCCTATAATATCTCCCCTAGGCCCTAAACCTCCCATCTTTTGGATTGATGTGAAGTATACTGAAGGATATTTAGCTCCGTCTGTTTTCACTTAAGAACAAAATTTGGTGCAGAATGATACGAGTTACTTTGGAGCCGCACTTGGAAGGGTTGCTAACCGGATTGGTGGTGCTCAATTTACTTTGAATGGCACCCATTATAAGCTTGTTGCCAATGAAGGCGTAAACATGTTACATGGTACTCTCGCTATATTTTTAATTACAATTTCTTTCTCTTTCACTTTAGCCAAATTTCCTTTCTCTGTCTCTGATgtaaataaaacttcaaaaatatagGTGGTCTTAAAGGATTTAGCAAAGTTGTCTGGAAGGTGAGCAAGTACGTGCGACATGGTCCAAGTCCTTACATAACTCTAACCTACTACAGTGCTGATGGTGAAGAAGGTAAATCTTCGTATCCATTCAAGACAATTACATCCTTTATTTCAGTTCATGTGGCGTAGTTGACTGGATATGGATACGAAATTTAAGAACTAAGGCTTTTATAACTTGTGATTTAAAACATGTCATGATatttttgtagatatttttgttgATAAAAGCATGACATTACGGGTAAACTCCATTGCTTTCTTATGTAGGATTTCCTGGTGATGTTCTTGTCTCTGTTACCTATGCATTGAAAGATCCTTACAAACTTAGCGTGGTATTTAAGGCAAGAGCTCTAAACAAGGCCACTCCAATTAACCTGTCTCACCACCCTTACTGGAACATTGGTGGTCACAACACTGGCGATGTTTTGTCCCAAGTTCTTCAAATCTATGCATCACACATCACTCCATTAGATAAACAACACATTCCTACAGGCGAAATATCCCCTGTCAAGAACACGCCCTACGACTTCCTGAAACCCCATAAGGTGGGGAGCAGGATCAACAAAATCCAAAATGGATATGACATCAACTATGCACTTGACAGCAGTAAAAAGATGAAGCCCGTGGCGATTGTTTATGATAAGAAGTCAGGAAGAGTGATGGATATAAAAGCGACTGCACCTGGTGTGCAATTTTACACTGCAAACTTCGTCATTAACACAAAGGGAAAAGGTGGATATGTATATCAACCTCATTCAGCCTTGTGTTTGGAGACTCAAGGGTTCCCGGATGCTGTCAATCATCCAAATTTCCCTTCGACTATTGTGACTCCCGGAAAGACCAACGTCCACTCCGTCTTGTACACATTCTCCATCAAGAAATACTAGAATGCTTATATTAATTTTGTGTCTTTTGTATCTTCTGCATAAATTGATATTTGTGTTAAGGTTAAATGTTCTTCCTAACGAATAATATACCTGACATTTGGACTCAATACAGTTGTGTTTTAATGGAGTTTTCAGACAACTGCTTTCAGATATATCAGAACTTGTTTTTAGTTAATAGTCTCCATTGAGTGTTCTGATCACATTGCTTCATAAAAATAGTCGGCATTTTCATAGGTGGCATGTTTTGCATAAGATATGTTGTTGGCATAATTCTGTTCCTACCCTTCTAAACATTATACATTGCATAATAACAACTAATGAATCTAGTTAGTAGAAGTAAAATCTAAATCATGGAGTATTAAAGAAGGTGAAATAGCACAATTAGAAACAAAATGCTATTGCTACATTCCAAAATGAGATTGGTAAAGGTACAACTCACTAATCTTCGAGTTTATTCTGGACACAAATGCATTGATTATTTTTAGAAACAAAATCTTACCTTTTTGAACTCTGTTATGCGAACTAATCAGTTTACCTATTTAATTCTCGCTTTCGGGGGCCACTTCCACAACCACCAAAGAAAGTTGTTGATACGAAGTCGCAACAGAAACTGGGTAGCAAGCAGAGTGTTCAACCAAAACCTTCTGTTTGTTATATCTTTACATTATTTGGTTACTGATGCTTAAACTATAGGTTTTACTATTATCTACTATTAATGCAGAGCTGAGCCAATTTCATGGCTGCTGAAGTTTATTTTGTAACTTCGGAATATAGGCTCTAGTAATATTCCTTTGGAGGACATCCCAGAAGCTGTTTCTACGCAAAATAAATTCCTAAAGGATTTCACAGAACCAAGGTTACAGCCTCCCTAACATGAGTCAATGCTCAGGATATAGTTATCCTAGTCACTATGAGTGTGTTTGGTACAACGTATGTCATTTTCCATGGAAAATGTTTTCTAGTGCTTGATTTCTgagtggaaaatattttctagtaacCAAACATCAGAAAATGACTTACCAAATACACCCTAGA
Proteins encoded in this window:
- the LOC107788423 gene encoding aldose 1-epimerase-like precursor (The RefSeq protein has 1 substitution compared to this genomic sequence), with protein sequence MSSKINLLICLFILHLCAAASVRGRKIGIYEIKKGDFSVKITNYGASIISVFLPDKHGKIGDVVLGYDTIKEYKNDTSYFGAALGRVANRIGGAQFTLNGTHYKLVANEGVNMLHGGLKGFSKVVWKVSKYVRHGPSPYITLTYYSADGEEGFPGDVLVSVTYALKDPYKLSVVFKARALNKATPINLSHHPYWNIGGHNTGDVLSQVLQIYASHITPLDNQHIPTGEISPVKNTPYDFLKPHKVGSRINKIQNGYDINYALDSSKKMKPVAIVYDKKSGRVMDIKATAPGVQFYTANFVINTKGKGGYVYQPHSALCLETQGFPDAVNHPNFPSTIVTPGKTNVHSVLYTFSIKKY
- the LOC107788424 gene encoding uncharacterized protein LOC107788424 → MSLKINLLVCLFIFHLLAAASVRGHKIGIYEIKKGDFSVKITNYGATIISVLLPDKHGKIGDVVLGYDTIQEYKNDTSYFGATLGRVANRIGGAQFTLNGIHYKLVPNEGKNMLHGGPKGFSKVVWKVSKYVKDSPSPYITLTYYSADGEEGFPGAVLASVTYALKDPYKLSVVFRAKALNKATPINLSHHPYWNIGGHNSGDVLSQVLQIFGSHITLVDKQFIPTGEIAPVKNTPYDFLKPRKVGSRINKLKNGYDINYVLDSNEKMKPVGIVYDKKSGRVMDVQASAPGVQFYTANGVNNIKGKGGFVYQPHSALSLETLVFPDAVNHPNFPSTIVNPGEKYVHSVLYTFSIKK